One window of Papaver somniferum cultivar HN1 chromosome 9, ASM357369v1, whole genome shotgun sequence genomic DNA carries:
- the LOC113311050 gene encoding translin-associated protein X-like — translation MFLNSSPFKRLLLMASKPQHLHPIAEASVLTSAKKPRTMTTVSAMKDGFANYTDYLNQFNDKRERVVKASRDITINSKKVIFQVHRISKSNREEVLEKAEKDLAAVTSQYISRLVKELQGTDFWRLRRAYSPGVQEYIEAATLCKFCKSGTLLDLAEINATLLPLSDPSLEPLQINVLDYLLGLADLTGELMRLAMGRISEGELEYAENICRFVRDIYRELTLVVPHMDENSEMKKKMEVMLQSVVKIETACFGVHVRGSEYIPSLGSTNQNYSYMGASAIDL, via the exons ATGTTTTTAAACTCGTCACCGTTTAAGAGATTGCTTCTCATGGCTTCAAAACCTCAACACCTCCACCCAA TTGCAGAAGCTTCAGTTTTAACCTCCGCTAAAAAACCTAGAACTATGACCACTGTTTCCGCCATGAAAGATGGTTTCGCTAATTACACAGACTACCTTAATCAATTT AATGACAAGAGGGAACGAGTGGTAAAAGCTAGTCGTGATATCACTATCAACAGCAAAAAGGTCATCTTTCAGGTGCATAG GATAAGTAAATCTAACAGAGAAGAAGTTTTGGAGAAGGCTGAGAAGGACTTGGCTGCAGTGACTAGTCAATATATTTCCCGACTAGTGAAAGAATTGCAAGGGACTGACTTCTGGAGACTCAGACGTGCATATTCTCCCGGG GTGCAAGAATATATTGAAGCTGCAACCCTCTGTAAATTCTGTAAATCCGGGACACTCTTGGATCTTGCGGAGATAAATGCTACTTTACTGCCACTGAGTGATCCATCACTGGAGCCCTTGCAAATTAATGTCCTTGATTATCTGCTAGGG CTTGCGGATTTGACCGGAGAGTTAATGAGACTCGCCATGGGACGAATATCAGAGGGCGAACTGGAATATGCGGAGAACATATGCAGGTTTGTACGTGATATCTACAGGGAGTTGACCCTTGTTGTGCCACATATGGATGAAAActctgagatgaagaagaaaatggaggtAATGCTCCAAAGTGTTGTGAAGATAGAAACAG CATGTTTTGGTGTTCACGTGAGAGGATCCGAATACATACCATCTCTTGGGTCAACTAACCAAAACTACTCATACATGGGAGCTTCAGCCATTGATCTATAA